In Primulina huaijiensis isolate GDHJ02 chromosome 6, ASM1229523v2, whole genome shotgun sequence, a single window of DNA contains:
- the LOC140978973 gene encoding ultraviolet-B receptor UVR8 isoform X2 gives MDKNNRLEEYEKEKQEEPEIWSWGAGTDGQLATVRLQDEHSPQRLRSLSAFGPFTSLSCGGAHVIALTPGGRVFTWGRGTSGQLGHGEMINCLQPNEVKALEGFVVTRVSAGWNHSGFVTDNGAVFTCGDGLFGQLGHGDYESKCSPLEVLYFSSKNVEQVACGMRHTLALLKGNVEHKVYGFGSGKRGQLGSSTGIVKSTSVPQATLCLTDFEIVSICANGDHSAALSATGSLYTWGRGYRNASHVCIPHRVDTALSFHQVALGWNHALLLTREGKLYMLGGDHHGVLGNPHKTPWMKDDNGSVMTWGWGEHGQLGLGNTVDKTCPRLVNLGSVVAGKHVISSVYCGSGFCFVLQNFGVNSQVDVPNIGLNVAMTS, from the exons ATGGACAAAAACAACAGACTCGAAGAATACGAAAAAGAAAAGCAAGAGGAACCAGAAATATGGAGTTGGGGCGCCGGCACAGACGGGCAGCTAGCGACAGTAAGGCTTCAGGATGAGCATAGCCCACAACGCCTTCGCTCCCTCTCTGCCTTTGGCCCCTTCACTTCCCTCTCCTGCGGCGGCGCTCATGTAATTGCCCTCACACCCG GTGGAAGAGTGTTCACATGGGGGAGGGGAACTTCTGGTCAATTAGGCCATGGGGAGATGATCAACTGTTTGCAGCCGAATGAAGTGAAAGCTTTGGAAGGCTTTGTTGTTACCCGTGTTTCTGCAGGGTGGAATCACTCTGGATTTGTTACAG ATAATGGAGCGGTTTTCACTTGTGGAGATGGTTTGTTTGGTCAGCTTGGTCATGGGGATTATGAATCAAAATGCTCTCCTTTAGAGGTCTTGTATTTTAGTTCTAAGAATGTGGAGCAAGTTGCTTGTGGTATGCGCCATACACTAGCATTGCTTAAAG GCAACGTAGAACACAAGGTTTATGGATTTGGGTCGGGAAAGCGCGGACAATTAGGTTCATCCACAGGCATAGTCAAATCAACAAGTGTTCCTCAGGCTACCTTATGCCTCACAGATTTTGAAATCGTTAGTATTTGTGCGAATGGAGATCATAGTGCTGCATTATCAG CTACTGGAAGTTTATACACTTGGGGAAGAGGATATCGGAATGCATCACATGTCTGCATTCCTCACCGTGTTGATACGGCTTTGTCTTTCCACCAGGTTGCATTAGGATGGAATCATGCTTTATTATTAACAA GAGAAGGGAAACTATACATGCTTGGTGGCGATCATCATGGAGTACTTGGTAATCCTCATAAAACACCTTGGATGAAAGATG ACAATGGGTCGGTGATGACATGGGGCTGGGGAGAACATGGTCAGCTTGGCCTTGGGAATACAGTTGATAAAACATGCCCTCGGCTGGTGAACTTAGGCAGTGTAGTGGCTGGGAAACATGTCATTTCTAGTGTGTACTGTGGCAGTGGATTTTGCTTTGTTTTACAGAATTTTGGTGTGAATTCCCAAGTAGATGTACCAAACATAGGTCTCAACGTTGCAATGACAAGTTAA
- the LOC140978973 gene encoding ultraviolet-B receptor UVR8 isoform X1 yields MDKNNRLEEYEKEKQEEPEIWSWGAGTDGQLATVRLQDEHSPQRLRSLSAFGPFTSLSCGGAHVIALTPGGRVFTWGRGTSGQLGHGEMINCLQPNEVKALEGFVVTRVSAGWNHSGFVTDNGAVFTCGDGLFGQLGHGDYESKCSPLEVLYFSSKNVEQVACGMRHTLALLKGNVEHKVYGFGSGKRGQLGSSTGIVKSTSVPQATLCLTDFEIVSICANGDHSAALSATGSLYTWGRGYRNASHVCIPHRVDTALSFHQVALGWNHALLLTREGKLYMLGGDHHGVLGNPHKTPWMKDEPKQDILLKLIDLEETSVLQIAAGAEHSALVTDNGSVMTWGWGEHGQLGLGNTVDKTCPRLVNLGSVVAGKHVISSVYCGSGFCFVLQNFGVNSQVDVPNIGLNVAMTS; encoded by the exons ATGGACAAAAACAACAGACTCGAAGAATACGAAAAAGAAAAGCAAGAGGAACCAGAAATATGGAGTTGGGGCGCCGGCACAGACGGGCAGCTAGCGACAGTAAGGCTTCAGGATGAGCATAGCCCACAACGCCTTCGCTCCCTCTCTGCCTTTGGCCCCTTCACTTCCCTCTCCTGCGGCGGCGCTCATGTAATTGCCCTCACACCCG GTGGAAGAGTGTTCACATGGGGGAGGGGAACTTCTGGTCAATTAGGCCATGGGGAGATGATCAACTGTTTGCAGCCGAATGAAGTGAAAGCTTTGGAAGGCTTTGTTGTTACCCGTGTTTCTGCAGGGTGGAATCACTCTGGATTTGTTACAG ATAATGGAGCGGTTTTCACTTGTGGAGATGGTTTGTTTGGTCAGCTTGGTCATGGGGATTATGAATCAAAATGCTCTCCTTTAGAGGTCTTGTATTTTAGTTCTAAGAATGTGGAGCAAGTTGCTTGTGGTATGCGCCATACACTAGCATTGCTTAAAG GCAACGTAGAACACAAGGTTTATGGATTTGGGTCGGGAAAGCGCGGACAATTAGGTTCATCCACAGGCATAGTCAAATCAACAAGTGTTCCTCAGGCTACCTTATGCCTCACAGATTTTGAAATCGTTAGTATTTGTGCGAATGGAGATCATAGTGCTGCATTATCAG CTACTGGAAGTTTATACACTTGGGGAAGAGGATATCGGAATGCATCACATGTCTGCATTCCTCACCGTGTTGATACGGCTTTGTCTTTCCACCAGGTTGCATTAGGATGGAATCATGCTTTATTATTAACAA GAGAAGGGAAACTATACATGCTTGGTGGCGATCATCATGGAGTACTTGGTAATCCTCATAAAACACCTTGGATGAAAGATG AACCTAAACAAGATATCCTGCTGAAACTTATCGATCTTGAAGAAACATCAGTCTTGCAAATTGCCGCAGGAGCAGAACATTCAGCATTAGTAACAG ACAATGGGTCGGTGATGACATGGGGCTGGGGAGAACATGGTCAGCTTGGCCTTGGGAATACAGTTGATAAAACATGCCCTCGGCTGGTGAACTTAGGCAGTGTAGTGGCTGGGAAACATGTCATTTCTAGTGTGTACTGTGGCAGTGGATTTTGCTTTGTTTTACAGAATTTTGGTGTGAATTCCCAAGTAGATGTACCAAACATAGGTCTCAACGTTGCAATGACAAGTTAA